One Mucilaginibacter ginkgonis genomic region harbors:
- a CDS encoding 3-keto-disaccharide hydrolase produces MKKIKFVFTALLAGGLYMAQAQTTAKHEDTEVYEPVPKVVTPGKLMSEGAPSDAIVLFDGKNLDQWVKVIDGSPATWTVKDGLLTVDKTGGNIETKQKFTNYQLHIEWRVPANITGSGQLRGNSGIFLASLGKGDLGYELQVLDSYNNPTYSNGMAGSIYKQFIPLANAARKPGEWQTYDVVWTAPTFSADGKMATPARVTVLFNGVLVENNVELLGPTQYVGKPSYTTAHGAAPIKLQAHGDKSEPISFRNIWVREVSLQTPTVEAKKM; encoded by the coding sequence ATGAAAAAGATAAAATTTGTTTTCACTGCACTATTGGCCGGCGGCCTTTATATGGCACAAGCGCAAACAACCGCTAAGCACGAGGATACCGAAGTGTATGAACCGGTACCGAAGGTGGTAACACCGGGTAAATTGATGTCAGAGGGTGCTCCTTCCGACGCTATCGTATTATTTGATGGTAAGAACCTTGACCAATGGGTTAAAGTTATTGACGGTAGCCCCGCCACCTGGACCGTTAAGGACGGGTTATTGACCGTTGATAAGACAGGTGGCAACATAGAAACAAAGCAGAAGTTCACTAACTACCAGCTGCATATAGAGTGGCGTGTACCGGCTAATATTACCGGCAGCGGTCAGCTTCGCGGTAACAGTGGGATCTTCCTGGCTTCTTTAGGCAAGGGCGATCTTGGTTACGAGCTTCAAGTACTTGATTCTTATAACAACCCTACCTACTCTAACGGTATGGCGGGCAGTATTTACAAACAGTTTATTCCGCTGGCAAACGCGGCACGTAAACCCGGCGAATGGCAAACTTATGATGTGGTTTGGACAGCGCCAACTTTTTCTGCCGATGGCAAAATGGCTACCCCTGCGCGTGTGACTGTTTTATTTAATGGTGTACTGGTAGAAAATAATGTGGAGCTATTAGGCCCAACGCAATACGTTGGCAAGCCATCCTACACCACCGCACATGGTGCCGCGCCTATAAAATTGCAGGCACACGGTGATAAGAGCGAACCCATCAGCTTCCGTAACATCTGGGTGCGTGAAGTGTCTTTGCAAACACCAACTGTAGAAGCTAAAAAGATGTAA
- a CDS encoding sugar phosphate isomerase/epimerase family protein — MTTRRQFLSNAGLLTAGAFLAPHMASAKINAKAGIQLYTLREQLPKDPKGVIAKVAQAGYKEVETFGYSKANGFWGLSASEFSQTLKANGLTTCSGHYGTGVETGNMAMLDECIEAAKVTGQEYVIIPYLGDQYRKTASDIKSFVEKVNKAAEHAKNAGVKLGYHNHNFEFTNVGGTTLADELLKGTSKANFSFEMDIYWVVRSGQDPIQWIKKYPGRFQLVHVKDMDKGQPELNTEIGKGSIDFKKIVAEAKLAGIQHYVVEQENFKIDPYISITESAKYIKNTLFA, encoded by the coding sequence ATGACTACAAGAAGACAGTTTTTAAGCAACGCCGGGTTATTGACAGCAGGCGCGTTCTTAGCCCCGCACATGGCATCGGCAAAGATCAACGCGAAAGCAGGTATACAACTTTACACCCTGCGTGAGCAATTACCAAAAGATCCGAAAGGCGTTATCGCGAAAGTAGCGCAAGCGGGCTACAAAGAGGTGGAAACCTTCGGCTACTCAAAGGCAAACGGTTTCTGGGGTTTAAGCGCGTCAGAATTTAGCCAGACATTAAAGGCTAATGGCTTGACCACCTGCAGCGGCCACTATGGTACAGGCGTAGAGACCGGTAACATGGCTATGCTTGATGAGTGTATTGAAGCCGCAAAGGTAACCGGTCAGGAATACGTGATCATTCCATACCTGGGCGACCAATACCGTAAAACCGCGTCTGACATTAAATCATTTGTAGAAAAGGTAAACAAAGCTGCTGAACACGCGAAAAACGCGGGCGTAAAATTGGGATACCATAACCACAATTTCGAGTTTACCAATGTTGGCGGTACTACGCTTGCAGACGAATTGTTAAAGGGTACCAGCAAAGCAAATTTTAGCTTTGAGATGGACATTTATTGGGTTGTACGCAGCGGACAAGACCCTATCCAGTGGATCAAAAAATATCCGGGCCGTTTCCAGTTGGTACATGTTAAGGACATGGACAAAGGCCAGCCGGAATTGAATACCGAGATTGGCAAAGGCAGCATAGATTTTAAAAAGATTGTTGCAGAGGCCAAATTGGCCGGCATACAGCATTACGTTGTTGAGCAGGAGAACTTCAAAATAGACCCTTACATTAGCATCACAGAAAGCGCTAAGTATATAAAGAATACCCTGTTCGCTTAA
- a CDS encoding helix-turn-helix domain-containing protein gives MDKWKAERIIHEREIMGKSLRTLAKKYGVSPTTISRIVNKDKLNEKALRSSKKTVLPDDVSLLKAMLRTEQLKNELLNNIIDIADKELGTNIRKKSGTRQSE, from the coding sequence ATGGACAAATGGAAAGCGGAGCGTATCATACATGAGCGTGAGATCATGGGTAAGAGTTTGCGTACCTTAGCAAAAAAGTACGGCGTATCACCCACAACTATTTCCCGCATAGTGAACAAGGACAAGTTAAACGAAAAGGCATTGAGAAGTTCGAAGAAGACAGTTCTTCCCGATGATGTGTCTTTATTGAAAGCGATGTTACGGACAGAGCAGCTAAAGAATGAGCTGCTGAATAACATCATAGATATAGCAGATAAGGAGCTGGGTACCAACATCAGAAAAAAGTCTGGCACCAGGCAGTCGGAGTAA
- a CDS encoding IS3 family transposase, whose protein sequence is MQKRSRGLRELCRLLGYSSQAYYQHHRSTEMRTFKQEEIIQQVMAHRRRQPRLGARKLLELIRPGIGRDAFFELLRENGLLVRRKIYRTRTTFSCHRFKKYPDLTGGLVPAAPGRLWVSDITYIRVGQGFAYLSLVTDAYSRKIIGFCLSHDLSTGSCLTALEMALSQKQPDTPLIHHSDRGTQYCSGTYTALLIKEGIGISMTQSGNPRDNAIAERVNGILKLELLNEAYKNLSGATRAVRSAINTYNNLRPHSSIDMMTPQAAHRESGPLRRRWRNYYPNHQQITEQV, encoded by the coding sequence ATGCAAAAACGCAGCCGCGGGCTGCGCGAGTTATGCAGACTGCTTGGTTACAGTTCACAAGCCTATTACCAGCATCACCGGTCCACAGAAATGCGGACTTTTAAACAAGAAGAAATCATTCAGCAAGTAATGGCACACCGTCGCCGCCAGCCGCGGCTGGGTGCAAGGAAACTGCTTGAACTGATACGGCCCGGCATAGGGCGGGATGCATTCTTTGAGCTTTTGAGAGAAAACGGCTTGCTGGTGCGCAGGAAAATATACCGTACGCGTACCACCTTTTCCTGCCACCGCTTTAAGAAATACCCCGACCTGACGGGCGGCCTGGTGCCTGCAGCGCCGGGGCGGCTGTGGGTGAGCGATATCACTTACATCCGCGTGGGGCAGGGCTTTGCTTACCTGAGCCTGGTCACGGATGCTTACAGCCGAAAGATCATTGGCTTCTGTCTGAGCCATGATCTTTCTACCGGCAGCTGCCTTACAGCACTTGAAATGGCCTTATCACAAAAGCAACCCGACACCCCGCTGATCCATCATTCGGATCGCGGCACGCAATATTGCAGCGGTACCTATACAGCACTTTTGATCAAAGAAGGCATTGGTATCAGTATGACCCAAAGCGGGAACCCGCGTGATAATGCCATTGCAGAACGTGTAAACGGTATACTTAAACTTGAACTGTTAAATGAGGCTTACAAAAACCTGAGCGGTGCAACACGTGCGGTACGCAGCGCTATAAATACTTACAACAACTTAAGGCCGCACAGCAGTATAGATATGATGACACCACAGGCAGCACACCGGGAATCCGGACCCCTCAGGCGGCGATGGCGAAACTATTATCCCAATCATCAACAAATAACAGAGCAAGTGTAA
- a CDS encoding hydroxypyruvate isomerase family protein → MSQNRRSAIKNILTGTAAVSAGGMLSSFKDVKFDVEVNKPLKGNINHSACWWIYHEYGLDKVCSTFKQMGLKGLDLVGPKEWPTLKKYGIDSPMCNGAEISLTEGFNDKKYHDKLIANYSEMIPLVGKAGYKNLICFSGSRRGMSDEEGWSNCVTGLQKLLPLAEKHGVTLVMELLNSKIDHKDYQCDRAWWGAELGKRLGSENFKLLFDIYHMQIDEGDVIRNIEQYHHYIAHYHTGGVPGRHEIDDTQELYYPAIMKAIVKTGFKGYVAQEFSPLNPDKFAALKKCVHICDV, encoded by the coding sequence ATGTCACAAAACCGCAGATCAGCAATAAAAAATATTCTTACCGGTACAGCTGCTGTATCGGCAGGGGGAATGCTGTCATCTTTCAAAGACGTCAAATTCGATGTGGAAGTCAACAAACCGCTGAAAGGGAATATCAACCACTCGGCTTGCTGGTGGATCTATCACGAATACGGTTTGGATAAAGTATGCAGCACTTTTAAGCAAATGGGCTTAAAAGGCCTCGACTTGGTTGGCCCTAAAGAATGGCCAACGCTTAAAAAGTACGGCATTGATTCGCCGATGTGCAATGGGGCGGAGATAAGCCTTACCGAGGGTTTTAACGATAAAAAGTACCACGATAAGCTGATAGCCAACTACAGTGAGATGATCCCGCTTGTGGGCAAGGCAGGGTATAAAAACCTTATCTGTTTCAGCGGCTCGCGCCGTGGCATGAGCGACGAAGAGGGTTGGAGCAACTGTGTAACCGGCCTGCAAAAATTGCTTCCGCTTGCAGAGAAACACGGCGTTACCCTGGTGATGGAATTACTGAACAGCAAAATAGACCACAAGGATTATCAATGCGACCGCGCATGGTGGGGCGCTGAATTGGGCAAACGTCTGGGTTCAGAAAATTTTAAGTTGTTGTTTGATATCTATCATATGCAGATAGATGAGGGTGATGTCATCCGCAACATTGAGCAATACCATCATTACATAGCGCATTACCACACAGGCGGCGTACCGGGCAGGCATGAAATAGATGACACGCAGGAACTGTATTATCCTGCTATTATGAAAGCCATTGTAAAGACAGGATTTAAAGGATACGTAGCGCAAGAATTTTCGCCGTTAAACCCTGATAAGTTTGCCGCGTTAAAGAAATGTGTGCATATCTGTGATGTATAA
- a CDS encoding gluconate 2-dehydrogenase subunit 3 family protein — MNRRDAIGRVALLMGGAVIGAEFFVSGCKSPVAGDVKDLAKPETIAYMDEVAETILPRTSTPGAKDAKVGAFMNVMVRDCYAPEDQKVFTEGLGKIDDATERKYSVKFIKADAKQRAAVLADLDKEAAAYNKSKKKEDPNHFYTMVKQLTLLGYFTSEEGCTKALRYLPIPGKFDGNYPYKKGDKAWALA, encoded by the coding sequence ATGAACAGAAGAGACGCCATTGGAAGAGTAGCCTTGTTAATGGGCGGCGCGGTTATAGGCGCGGAGTTTTTTGTGTCAGGTTGTAAATCGCCTGTTGCAGGTGACGTTAAAGACCTGGCAAAACCGGAAACCATTGCTTACATGGATGAAGTAGCCGAGACTATTTTACCACGCACCAGCACTCCGGGAGCTAAAGACGCAAAAGTAGGCGCCTTTATGAATGTAATGGTACGCGATTGCTACGCGCCGGAAGATCAAAAGGTATTTACCGAAGGCCTAGGCAAGATCGATGACGCTACTGAGAGAAAATACAGCGTTAAATTTATAAAAGCCGATGCTAAACAGCGCGCGGCCGTGTTAGCAGATCTTGACAAAGAAGCAGCAGCTTACAACAAAAGCAAAAAGAAAGAAGACCCTAACCATTTTTATACCATGGTTAAACAGTTAACCCTGTTGGGCTACTTCACTTCTGAAGAAGGCTGTACCAAAGCGCTGCGTTATTTACCTATACCGGGTAAGTTTGATGGTAATTATCCTTACAAAAAAGGGGATAAGGCCTGGGCGCTGGCATAA
- a CDS encoding c-type cytochrome: MKKTLIILSFASILAACGGSKDDKLSTDTTVAANQSAVAHNSDAAMDTANKNIGTENTTTAVASSSKGAQLLAKNDCLTCHKEHEKLVGPAYADVAKKYSSGDVDKLADKVIKGGSGSWGDVPMTPHPSLSVDDAKEMVKYILTVK, translated from the coding sequence ATGAAGAAGACATTGATCATTTTATCATTTGCATCTATACTTGCCGCCTGCGGTGGTTCTAAGGATGACAAGTTAAGCACAGATACAACAGTTGCGGCCAACCAATCTGCTGTTGCGCACAACTCAGACGCGGCAATGGATACCGCCAATAAAAACATAGGTACAGAGAACACTACAACTGCGGTTGCAAGCTCGTCTAAAGGCGCGCAGCTTTTAGCCAAAAATGACTGCCTTACCTGCCATAAGGAGCATGAAAAACTTGTTGGCCCTGCTTATGCCGATGTAGCTAAGAAATACAGCTCTGGCGATGTAGATAAACTAGCCGATAAAGTAATCAAAGGCGGATCGGGCAGCTGGGGCGACGTACCAATGACACCGCACCCATCGCTTTCTGTTGATGATGCTAAAGAGATGGTTAAATATATTTTAACCGTTAAGTAA
- a CDS encoding sugar phosphate isomerase/epimerase family protein, protein MVTIKGPALFIAQFIGDKAPFNDLKSISEWAAGLGYKGLQLPTGDARFIDLQKAAESKTYADEVKGIVNAAGLEITELSTHIQGQLVAVNPVYDHLFDGFAPEAYRNNPKARQEWAVQQVKYAAKASQNLGLQASVTFSGAFAWPFVYPWPQRPAGMVDEAFTELAKRWTPILNYYDEQGIDLCYEIHPGEDLHDGVTFEMFLEKVNNHKRANLLYDPSHFVLQCLDYLEYIDIYHERIKMMHVKDAEFNSTGRQGVYGGYQNWIDRAGRFRSLGDGQVDFKSIFSKLAQYDFPGWAVLEWECALKHPEDGAREGAKFIADHIIHVTDRVFDDFAASGINSEMNKKTLGI, encoded by the coding sequence ATGGTTACTATCAAAGGACCGGCATTATTTATAGCACAGTTTATTGGTGATAAGGCCCCGTTTAACGACCTTAAATCCATAAGTGAGTGGGCGGCCGGTTTGGGTTATAAAGGGTTACAGTTGCCCACAGGCGATGCCCGTTTCATCGACCTGCAAAAAGCCGCCGAAAGCAAGACCTATGCCGACGAAGTTAAAGGCATTGTCAACGCTGCCGGATTAGAGATCACAGAACTTTCTACACACATACAAGGCCAGCTGGTGGCCGTGAACCCGGTTTACGATCACCTGTTTGATGGCTTTGCTCCCGAGGCTTACCGCAATAACCCTAAGGCGCGCCAGGAATGGGCCGTACAGCAGGTTAAGTACGCTGCCAAGGCATCACAAAACCTGGGTTTGCAGGCAAGCGTGACCTTTAGCGGCGCGTTTGCATGGCCATTTGTATACCCATGGCCTCAGCGGCCGGCCGGAATGGTTGATGAAGCTTTTACCGAACTGGCTAAACGCTGGACGCCGATCCTTAACTACTACGATGAACAGGGCATTGACCTTTGCTACGAGATACATCCCGGTGAAGATCTGCATGATGGCGTGACGTTTGAAATGTTCCTGGAGAAGGTAAACAATCACAAGCGCGCAAACCTGCTTTATGATCCTTCGCATTTTGTTTTGCAGTGCCTTGATTACCTGGAATATATAGACATCTATCACGAGCGCATCAAAATGATGCACGTAAAAGACGCCGAATTTAATTCGACGGGCAGGCAGGGTGTATACGGCGGTTACCAAAACTGGATAGACCGTGCCGGCCGCTTCCGGTCACTGGGCGATGGGCAGGTTGACTTTAAGTCGATTTTTAGTAAATTGGCTCAGTACGATTTTCCGGGATGGGCAGTACTTGAATGGGAGTGTGCTTTAAAACATCCCGAAGACGGCGCAAGAGAAGGTGCTAAGTTTATAGCCGATCATATTATACACGTTACAGACCGTGTTTTTGACGATTTTGCCGCATCAGGCATCAACAGTGAGATGAATAAGAAGACTTTAGGAATATAA
- a CDS encoding NAD(P)/FAD-dependent oxidoreductase, with protein sequence MALTDQSKFPRVLIIGGGFGGMQVAMGLANAPVEVLMLDKHNYHVFQPLLYQVATGSLEAEAIAFSLRKNFDGQKNFTFRIAEVNNIDTTQNKVSTNIGDFDYDYLVIATGSTTNFFGNKEIEHYAMPMKSIPEALNLRYLLLQNIEEATRAKTAEDRAPYLNFVLVGAGPTGVELAGALAELKNHVLCKDYPELKKEEMHVYLVDFLPKVLGPFSESSSKGAERFLKDMGVEVLLGVKVNSYDGNVIKFEGGQEIATKNVIWSAGVMGVIPDGISKDIIERGNKIKVDETCLVNGTTNVYAIGDVASMITTEYPKGHPGVAQVAIQMGKHVAKTIRNIIDSKPTNSFKYFDKGSLATIGRNKAVADIWKIHTQGFIAWMIWWFVHIAFLLGFRNKVSVFLNWIFNYISNNGGSRLILTSYVRETQEVDQEAKEPKADNS encoded by the coding sequence ATGGCCCTCACAGATCAATCTAAATTTCCACGTGTATTAATCATTGGCGGCGGCTTCGGCGGCATGCAGGTAGCAATGGGACTGGCTAATGCGCCCGTAGAGGTGCTGATGCTGGATAAGCACAACTATCACGTATTTCAGCCGCTTTTATACCAGGTAGCTACCGGTAGCCTCGAAGCTGAGGCTATAGCGTTTTCGCTGCGAAAGAACTTCGACGGGCAAAAGAATTTTACCTTCCGCATTGCCGAAGTGAACAATATCGACACTACCCAAAATAAGGTGAGCACCAACATTGGCGATTTTGATTACGACTATTTAGTTATAGCCACGGGCTCTACCACCAACTTCTTTGGCAATAAGGAGATAGAGCATTATGCCATGCCGATGAAAAGCATACCCGAAGCACTTAACCTGCGTTATCTATTACTGCAAAACATTGAGGAAGCTACCCGTGCAAAAACTGCTGAAGACCGTGCTCCATATCTGAATTTCGTGCTTGTTGGAGCCGGCCCTACCGGTGTGGAATTAGCTGGTGCATTGGCCGAGTTAAAAAACCATGTGCTATGCAAAGATTACCCCGAATTGAAAAAAGAGGAAATGCATGTCTACCTGGTCGACTTTCTGCCAAAGGTTTTGGGGCCGTTTTCTGAAAGCAGTTCAAAGGGTGCCGAGCGTTTCCTGAAAGACATGGGCGTAGAGGTGCTGCTGGGCGTTAAAGTGAACAGTTACGACGGCAACGTTATCAAGTTTGAGGGCGGCCAGGAAATAGCAACCAAGAATGTGATATGGAGTGCCGGTGTAATGGGCGTTATCCCCGATGGTATTTCAAAGGATATAATAGAACGCGGCAACAAAATAAAGGTTGACGAAACTTGCCTGGTAAACGGCACGACAAATGTTTACGCCATCGGCGACGTGGCGTCTATGATCACTACCGAGTATCCTAAAGGGCACCCGGGTGTTGCACAGGTGGCCATACAAATGGGTAAGCACGTTGCTAAGACGATAAGGAACATTATCGACAGCAAACCTACTAACTCATTCAAATACTTCGACAAAGGCTCGTTGGCGACCATTGGCCGTAATAAGGCCGTTGCCGATATCTGGAAGATACATACACAAGGTTTCATAGCTTGGATGATCTGGTGGTTTGTGCACATCGCCTTCTTGCTGGGATTCAGAAACAAGGTATCTGTATTCCTGAATTGGATATTTAACTACATCAGCAACAATGGCGGCAGCAGGTTGATCCTGACAAGCTACGTTCGTGAAACGCAGGAAGTTGACCAAGAAGCCAAAGAACCAAAAGCGGATAATTCTTAA
- a CDS encoding Gfo/Idh/MocA family protein: MSDKPEEKKTGQVTRRDFIRTGSVAAAAFMIVPRHVLGGKGFIAPSDRLVIASVGVGGKGESDIANFYKSGKAEIAFLCDVDDRRAANTVKKFPKAKYYKDWREMYDKEHKNFDAVSVSTPDHNHAIITYHAMQLGKHVYVQKPLTHDIYEARLLTEAAKKYKVVTQMGNQGASNDGTRQLAEWYDAGLIGDVHTVYCWTNRPVWPQGIPWPTTKADIPKELDWNLWLGTAPQKDYVDKLVPFNWRGWWDYGTGALGDMGCHLVEAPFRVLGIRYAKDVQASVGSVYVDEFKQGHFPDSCPPSSHITLTFPKTNKTKGDITLHWMDGGIQPERPEELGADERFGDDGNGTLFIGTKGKMIASTYGLNPQLLPTSRTKDANVKQEYERVPGQQEGHYGQWVEACIAGYGKKEVSSPFEIAGPLTEALLMANLAVRGHELGTMNNGRFQYVPGHSKKLLWDNANMRVTNFDEVNQFVKREYRSGWTLGA; encoded by the coding sequence ATGAGCGATAAACCAGAAGAGAAGAAAACCGGTCAGGTAACCCGCCGCGATTTTATCCGCACGGGTAGTGTTGCCGCTGCAGCGTTTATGATTGTGCCTAGGCACGTTTTAGGCGGTAAAGGCTTCATTGCGCCAAGCGACCGTTTAGTTATTGCCAGCGTGGGCGTTGGTGGTAAAGGCGAAAGCGATATTGCTAACTTTTACAAAAGTGGTAAAGCGGAGATAGCTTTCCTGTGTGATGTTGACGACCGCCGCGCGGCTAACACCGTAAAGAAGTTCCCTAAAGCAAAATATTACAAAGATTGGCGTGAGATGTACGACAAGGAGCATAAAAACTTCGATGCCGTATCTGTTTCAACGCCCGATCATAACCATGCCATCATTACTTACCATGCCATGCAACTGGGCAAGCACGTGTACGTGCAAAAGCCGTTGACACATGATATTTATGAGGCACGCCTGCTTACAGAAGCGGCAAAAAAATACAAAGTGGTAACCCAAATGGGCAACCAGGGAGCCTCTAATGATGGTACCCGTCAGCTGGCAGAATGGTACGATGCAGGCCTTATAGGCGATGTGCATACCGTTTATTGCTGGACAAACCGCCCGGTGTGGCCGCAAGGTATTCCATGGCCAACAACCAAGGCAGATATCCCTAAAGAACTGGATTGGAACCTTTGGCTGGGTACAGCCCCGCAGAAAGATTACGTAGATAAGCTTGTTCCGTTCAACTGGCGTGGCTGGTGGGATTACGGTACCGGGGCTTTAGGCGATATGGGCTGCCACCTGGTAGAGGCACCTTTCCGTGTGTTAGGTATCCGCTACGCGAAAGATGTACAGGCGAGTGTAGGCAGTGTTTATGTTGATGAATTTAAACAAGGTCACTTCCCTGACAGCTGCCCTCCATCAAGCCACATTACGCTAACTTTCCCTAAAACCAATAAAACCAAAGGCGACATTACCCTGCACTGGATGGACGGCGGCATACAGCCCGAACGCCCTGAAGAGTTAGGCGCTGACGAAAGGTTTGGTGATGATGGCAACGGTACATTGTTCATCGGTACCAAAGGCAAAATGATAGCCAGTACTTATGGATTAAACCCGCAGTTGCTGCCAACATCGCGCACCAAGGATGCCAATGTAAAACAAGAGTACGAGCGTGTACCTGGTCAGCAGGAAGGCCACTACGGCCAATGGGTAGAAGCTTGTATAGCTGGTTACGGTAAAAAAGAAGTAAGCTCACCATTCGAGATCGCCGGTCCGTTGACAGAGGCATTATTGATGGCCAATCTTGCAGTACGCGGCCACGAATTGGGCACCATGAATAATGGCAGGTTCCAGTACGTACCGGGCCACAGCAAGAAATTGCTGTGGGATAACGCCAACATGCGCGTAACTAATTTCGACGAGGTAAACCAGTTTGTAAAGCGCGAATACCGCAGCGGCTGGACATTGGGAGCATAA
- a CDS encoding nucleoside permease: MNTSVKIRLSVMMFLEFFIWGAWFVTLGTYLLKNLHTTGTEVGVAFLTQSIGAIVAPFIIGLIADKFFSAQKILGVLHIAGAILMWMCSTAPDFKAFYPYVLIYMIIYMPTLALVNSISFRQMTNPSKEFPPIRVLGTLGWIVAGFTIGWLGWEQHGTLDLTFKTAAAASLILGLFSFTLPATPPAKAGQTTSIGDILGLDAIGLLKNRSFLVFFLASVAICVPLAFYYNFTNPFLNEVGMQGAAGKQAFGQVSELLFMVAMPFFFVRLGVKKMLAFGMIAWVLRYIFFAYGNIDTNYWMLIAGIVMHGMCYDFFFVTGQIYTDNLAGERFKSAAQGFITLATYGVGMLIGFLISGPIVDSYKTGETHNWTQIWLIPAGIAAVVLVIFLLLFKDKTSMNTDPSLNLDEQKDMRLDV, encoded by the coding sequence ATGAATACATCTGTAAAGATCAGGCTGTCTGTCATGATGTTCCTGGAGTTTTTTATCTGGGGCGCATGGTTTGTAACCTTAGGAACTTATCTGCTAAAGAACCTGCATACTACAGGTACAGAAGTTGGCGTAGCATTTCTCACGCAGTCTATCGGGGCCATTGTGGCACCGTTTATTATCGGATTGATAGCTGATAAATTCTTTTCAGCGCAAAAGATCTTAGGGGTTTTACATATTGCCGGCGCCATTCTGATGTGGATGTGCTCAACCGCGCCCGATTTTAAAGCGTTTTATCCATATGTATTGATCTATATGATCATTTACATGCCAACGCTGGCGCTGGTTAACTCTATATCTTTCCGTCAGATGACCAACCCAAGCAAAGAATTTCCGCCGATAAGGGTATTGGGTACTTTGGGCTGGATAGTTGCCGGCTTTACTATCGGTTGGTTAGGCTGGGAGCAGCACGGTACGCTTGATCTTACATTTAAAACCGCAGCTGCGGCCTCACTTATTTTAGGTTTATTCAGCTTTACTTTGCCTGCAACTCCGCCGGCAAAAGCGGGTCAAACGACTTCAATTGGCGACATTCTTGGTTTGGATGCTATCGGTTTATTGAAGAATCGCTCATTCCTTGTGTTCTTTTTAGCATCGGTAGCAATATGCGTACCGCTGGCTTTCTATTACAACTTTACTAATCCATTCCTTAACGAGGTAGGCATGCAGGGTGCGGCAGGCAAACAGGCTTTCGGCCAGGTGTCAGAGCTATTGTTCATGGTGGCTATGCCTTTCTTCTTTGTACGCTTAGGCGTTAAAAAGATGCTTGCTTTCGGTATGATAGCCTGGGTATTGCGTTACATCTTCTTTGCGTACGGAAACATCGACACCAATTACTGGATGCTGATAGCAGGTATTGTAATGCACGGTATGTGTTATGATTTCTTCTTCGTGACCGGACAGATCTACACCGATAATTTGGCAGGCGAGCGCTTCAAAAGTGCGGCACAAGGCTTTATTACCCTTGCTACTTATGGCGTAGGTATGCTAATCGGCTTCTTGATCTCGGGCCCGATAGTGGATTCTTACAAAACAGGCGAAACGCACAACTGGACTCAGATCTGGTTGATCCCTGCGGGTATTGCGGCAGTAGTATTGGTGATATTTCTGTTACTGTTTAAGGATAAAACAAGCATGAATACAGATCCGTCTTTGAACCTGGACGAGCAAAAAGATATGCGTTTAGACGTTTAA